The bacterium genome includes a region encoding these proteins:
- a CDS encoding methyltransferase domain-containing protein, with the protein MDEKLSKPKIVRKRAVNEKGPRCLGPVVNVEEQVPPDWWRRIFNSLYLKTDADVVDDMLITKAEVDIFSEILRLSPDDKILDLCCGQGRHSLELARRGFQNVEGLDRSHYLIQKAKTQAKKENLNVKFREGDARKLPYPPDTFDVVLILGNSFGYFETIQEDLRVLKEVFRVLKPWGRLLIDVANGEYLRENFQPRSWEWLDKKYFVCRERYLSLDKQRLISREIITHVEKGVIADQFYAERLYTHDSLSELLKTVGFSDVTFHGEISPDSQRKQDLGMMERRIVVTAVAKKQWTPVKKKETKATRNVVVLLGDPQKPDPLKPLSVFDDDDLYTIDQLKDALRELKGYNFTYLTNHDTLINDLMKLKPKIDFVFNLCDEGYYNDPRKEAHIPALLEMLGIPYTGSGPRALINCYDKSLVRGVAREMGIPVPSAVLINPEDIIFELPLSFPVIVKPNFGDSSFGITQKSVANSFEELLTTISEVRKKFGYDKPILVEEFLTGKDLSVGIIGNPPEDYRVLPVIEEDYSALPPELPKICGYEAKWLPDSPYWNIKSIRANLPEETEKFIVGCCLRLFERLDCKDYCRFDWRLDAEGNPKLLEVNPNPGWCWDGHLAKMAGIAGMSYSELLKAILEAAEHRLKIGGS; encoded by the coding sequence ATGGATGAAAAATTATCCAAGCCTAAAATAGTCCGAAAAAGGGCAGTCAATGAAAAAGGCCCCAGGTGTCTCGGCCCTGTGGTTAACGTGGAAGAACAGGTGCCACCAGACTGGTGGCGACGGATTTTCAATTCACTCTACCTGAAAACGGATGCAGATGTGGTGGATGATATGCTTATCACTAAGGCGGAGGTGGATATATTCTCGGAAATCCTCAGACTTTCACCAGACGATAAAATTCTGGATTTATGCTGCGGACAGGGCCGTCATTCTTTAGAACTGGCAAGGCGCGGTTTTCAAAATGTTGAAGGATTAGACCGGTCACACTACCTGATTCAAAAGGCAAAAACACAGGCGAAAAAGGAAAACTTAAATGTCAAATTTAGGGAAGGAGATGCCAGAAAACTGCCGTATCCACCTGATACTTTTGATGTTGTGCTAATTCTGGGAAACAGCTTTGGCTATTTTGAGACGATTCAGGAGGATCTTAGAGTTCTAAAAGAGGTTTTCAGAGTTCTCAAACCCTGGGGAAGGCTTCTTATAGATGTAGCTAATGGTGAATATCTGAGGGAAAACTTTCAGCCCAGATCGTGGGAGTGGTTAGACAAAAAGTATTTTGTTTGCAGGGAGCGCTATCTTTCCCTGGACAAACAGCGTTTAATATCAAGAGAAATAATTACTCATGTGGAAAAAGGCGTTATAGCAGACCAGTTTTATGCAGAAAGGCTTTATACTCATGATAGCCTGAGCGAGCTTTTAAAAACTGTGGGTTTCAGTGACGTAACGTTTCACGGAGAAATCTCACCTGATTCTCAAAGGAAGCAGGATTTGGGGATGATGGAAAGAAGAATCGTTGTGACTGCTGTGGCTAAAAAGCAATGGACACCGGTTAAAAAGAAGGAAACGAAGGCAACCAGGAATGTAGTCGTCCTTCTCGGCGATCCACAGAAGCCAGATCCACTTAAGCCCTTAAGTGTTTTTGATGATGATGACCTCTACACGATTGATCAACTGAAGGACGCTCTAAGGGAGCTTAAAGGATATAATTTTACCTACCTGACCAATCATGATACCCTGATTAATGACCTGATGAAACTGAAACCCAAGATAGATTTCGTATTTAACTTGTGTGATGAAGGTTATTACAACGACCCACGGAAGGAGGCCCATATACCAGCTTTGCTGGAAATGCTTGGTATTCCATACACTGGTTCAGGGCCACGGGCACTTATTAATTGTTACGACAAATCCCTCGTGCGCGGTGTTGCAAGAGAAATGGGAATCCCCGTACCTTCTGCCGTTCTTATAAACCCTGAAGACATAATATTTGAGCTTCCTTTAAGTTTTCCAGTCATCGTGAAACCCAACTTTGGAGATTCAAGTTTTGGAATTACGCAAAAGAGTGTTGCAAACAGTTTTGAAGAACTCTTGACTACAATTTCCGAAGTTCGGAAAAAATTTGGTTATGATAAACCAATTTTAGTGGAAGAATTCCTTACGGGGAAAGATCTGAGCGTGGGAATCATTGGGAATCCCCCAGAAGATTACAGAGTTTTGCCTGTTATTGAGGAAGATTACTCGGCTCTACCGCCTGAGCTTCCCAAAATATGCGGGTACGAAGCCAAGTGGCTTCCGGATTCTCCCTACTGGAACATTAAGTCTATACGCGCCAATCTTCCAGAGGAAACAGAAAAATTCATTGTGGGGTGTTGTTTGAGGCTGTTTGAGAGGCTGGATTGCAAAGATTACTGCCGATTTGACTGGAGGCTTGATGCAGAAGGTAATCCTAAACTCCTTGAGGTAAATCCCAATCCCGGCTGGTGTTGGGACGGACATCTTGCAAAGATGGCAGGTATTGCTGGAATGTCTTATTCTGAACTTCTCAAAGCCATTTTAGAAGCAGCAGAGCACAGGCTAAAAATCGGGGGATCGTAA
- a CDS encoding M48 family metallopeptidase, which translates to MKKNKNNPIETFHENVTRDILIAEVLTWARRVGVEDRLREIQIRPMKQKWASISTRGRLTLNLELLNQPASFRHEVIVHELVHLKLGYGAHNKLFKALVRAILHQTT; encoded by the coding sequence ATGAAGAAAAACAAAAACAATCCAATAGAAACTTTTCATGAAAATGTTACCCGGGATATCCTTATTGCTGAGGTACTCACCTGGGCTCGGCGTGTAGGCGTGGAAGATCGACTGCGAGAAATTCAAATTCGCCCCATGAAGCAAAAGTGGGCAAGCATATCCACCCGAGGAAGACTTACCTTGAATCTTGAACTTTTGAACCAGCCTGCTTCATTTCGCCATGAAGTCATCGTGCACGAACTCGTACACCTCAAGCTCGGGTACGGTGCTCACAATAAGCTTTTTAAAGCCCTTGTGCGAGCAATTCTTCACCAAACCACATAG